CAACTGATATTTCACCTTTCATGTTCTCCACTTCCATAGCATTGTTGTTAACATAGCTTGACCCTTCTTTCCTCAGCAAACCTTCCACTCCAAAGATGTCGCTTTGCTTCACTCCAAATCCATAATTCAGAGGACGTTTAGGTACTTCACCTTTATACATGAGCTCATTAAAGACTGCATTCTCAATTTCAATTACGGGCTTTGAAGAAGAGGAACTCGCAAGATTTTCTTGGACCTTTTTGTTGGCATCCTCCTGTTATATAATATGAAAAGATCACTCAAAATCTATTAACCAAGAATACTATGTAcaagcaaagaaaaaaataaatagacttCAAGAGACAAGATTGATTTATAGAATTAGCTCAATGCAATGATACCACAAATTGATGAGGAAGTGTGCCCTCTTTAAAGCTTCCATCTTCTTTGGCGTAAACTGATTTGAAAAATGCCAATTCGCTAAACActcctttcttctctttctgcaatttcaggaaaaaaataaattgaaaactgAAATTTTGAAGTTCTTAAACCGACTATCACTATATTTGTTTAACACTTTGAGTTGTTATCCCCGTAGTAGGGTTGCTGGGTGCATTGCCACTTTGCAAGGGGTGACAGAGTCGGCAACAGAGGCAGTGACATCAGCAAGCTCTCTGCTTATTGTGTCAGGCTAAGGGGAATTCAGGAGTACGTTTCCGTGTAGATGCAGGGAAGATAATAAACAGAAGAAATATCAGCCAATAGTTGCTTTATACCTGTATTCAGTTTGTTTTGTTTCTGTAACAAGTGGCAAATATTAGTTCTAGTTATTAAGATATTAGGTAAATAAGTTTTTGCAAACTTGTTTGCAGGTACATTTTCTTTGCATTGTTTTTAGTTTATCTTACATGatccaataattaaaatcaatatggACATTGATGAATCCCATGATCCCAGCTGGCCTCTATGCTTTTGACAGAGGACTAACAGATAATCTATCGATTCTTATAATCTGATAATGTAAACATTGACAGATAATTTGACTACTAAgtgagtaaataaaatgaaaaccCAGACCAATTGGACGACTTCGACGCTGTCCCACGGGCACCATAGGGTTCCGATTTCCCCTCataagaaggagaaggagaaggaaaaGCCTAACTCTTTGAAGGTTGTGAGGGCAGCACCGAAGGCAGAGTCGAATACCGATGCTAAGAGTGGAGTTCAGAAGTTTAGGGTCAAGCTGTTGCCTGAAAGTGGTGGCCAAGAGTGTCATGGATGTTCTCTGTATGGTATGTTGTTCTTGCAGCCGTTTACATACGTTTTATTCTGTTATTGTTGTGTTTATTGATTTTGGCTTCTGTATATCCTTTAGCGAGCTTGGATTTCCTGTTGGTTTTCAGTTCTAGAACAATGTATTGTCATCATGAAGGGGATTAGAATTTCCTGGAACATATATGGTTTCCTGAATGAATACTTTATTGGTTTCGAGTCAGATGTTTGGGAAAGAACCGGATTAGTTGGTTGTTAACTTTTTATGTCAGCTAGAATTTAGCTAAATTAGTGAGTTTTAGTGCTGAATGGCTTGATCAATTATCAAAAGTTCTAGAACAATGTATGTCATCATGAAGGGGATTAGAATTTCCTGGAACATATATGGTTTGCTGAATGAATACTTAATTGGTTTCGAGTGAGATGTTTAGGAAAGAACCATATTAGTTAGTTGGTTGTTAACTTTTGATGTCAGCTAGAATTTAGCTAAATTAGTGAGTTTTAGTGCTGAATGGCTTGACCAATTATCAAAAACTCATTTTAAAGGATCAAAGACATTATTTCGGGAATAAATTATATGGTGGACTGGTGGTGGTGAGGTGAAGCTTTgttattttggttgaaatgtTAATAGAGAAAGGAATGTTGTTGGTTGTTTGTTGATTGGATAGGTTTGAATTTGTGTAATTGATTTACTCTTGAATTAGTCATGTTTAGGCTGTTGTGCTTGATTAATCTCAAATTAGAAATAATAATGGTGTTGATTTGCAACATTTGCAGCTCACAAGGCCGCACTTCACATCATCTCTAATTTTATTTACATTATGCTATGCTCTTATTAATGCTGGTTTTGATGTCTCAGCCTTACTTCAATAGCTGGGAATATCATCAACTGAAACAAGTGAGAAAGTTGGAACATTTTCACTTGCATATGCAGCTCACAAGGCCGCATCTCCGATAAAGTTTCTGCCTACAGTTGCCCTAACTCCATTGTTGCTTCCTGGATTTCAAGAAAGTAGATAAAGATAACTAATCCCAGAATATATGACTACTCTGTATATGACTTTTCTTCCATTTGTGTAATACCAGAATATGTTATTGGATACGTAGCAGAATCAACTCTTTGTCATTTCATTGTGAATTTGCATTTTAGTGTGTTCAGAGCAAATGCAAGAACCATTAATTGTTGGCCTATCTCAAACATAGATCTCCATAACAATTTATCTGTTAACAGCTACTTACTTGATCTGTTCTCACTAAGACCAACAATGTAATTTACAGGCTACACCTACAGACTAACAGCTAAACATGTTTCGTTCACAATTAATTGATTATCATTGCAGGGTTTTTGTTGTAAAAATGCAGATCGAATAATGATTAGTTatgcttaattatgcataatttTTATTCTTTGTTATTGACTTTTAGTTAGAACTTTGTGAACAATTTTTTATCGCCTTAAGTTTATGGGGATAATGTAATAGAATGAAATACTGCCTTTGTTGTTTAAATTGAATAGTTTTTGCAGCTTCATGCACTGCAGATGGACTTCATTGCCTCTGCTTTCTGATTTTTTCTACTTTAAACTTGGAGTAGCCACGCACACCCGCTCCCATCCCCAGACCACCCTCCAGAATCATACTTCTTAGTTCCTGTTAAAAAGTTGACTCTATTTGACAGTAATAGTGTCAGGTAACCCCGTTTCCTGATCCTAAAAGCTCTAAGTTCATGAGAATCTAGGACAACTATCTCCAAAACGTTTGAAGAGTCACATAATGTATACTTCTGCAACATGGTTTATAACAGAAACGGAAAGTAGGAAGATTTTCCCAGCTGCTGCTTTCAATTCCATTTGCCCGCATAGCCAACTTTTCTACATTTCTCTACTTTAACATTAGAAAACTAAAGAATGTCCTTATGTGTGAGATTAGATATGCATATACGAGTAAATATTACTCTTatttgtttatgaattttagacttTTATATCACTCTTatttgtttatgaattttagacttAGCACCTATAGCAATTGAAATGCTACAAACCAAATAGCTAGGTTGAAAAGCATACCATATCAACTCTTCGATTAGCAAAGCTTGTAGCACCACTGTTGTGCTTATTGCCTTGTAAAGCTCGAGCATTTTTTcccatttcagatttttcctagTTTCATGAAACCAATGTTAGCATATATAGGTTAAACAAATAAAACTTACTAAATTTAGGATATTTTGGGGTCACAAACCATGGCCTCTGGTAAaagccaataatctaccaattccgTCCAACTCCTAGTGGACACTCCATCAGGCACGTTGGCATAGTTCTCTTCTCGAGATTTATTCACTGGATCGAAAAAATCCCTCTTCAATTTGTATCGATGATTGTTCCATGGTTTGTCAATACGCATCACTAGTGCCTTGTTAACTAGAGGTCCATCAGGTAACacaaaatgtttcttcaaaaaaaaaaaggaaaaattaagttacaatgttaacaaaataatttgcctagctagttctgatcagatcagatcagactgatctgtctgatctgatcagcactgatctgatcagaactagcTAGGTGAACTTAGTGATTCTGCAGAAACTTAACCCGGGGTCGGAACCCCCATGACCAAATAAAAACCTGAAAAACGGGCAACTGATTGATGAACACAGATGGAAACAGAATAAATTTAAAGCTAATTACACAGTTAACCAAGCTAAAATAAAACTACAATTAACATAAGTGTTAAGAACAATAAATCCACATACCCGAATCATTGTAACAACATTAGTTTTTAACTGATTGTTCACAGCACGCCAACTTGGGACTCCCACTGGACAAAGTGAATCATTTTTTGCAATATCTCCAAGGAAGCTCACAAGGATCTTCCTACCTTTTCGAATAGGTTGGTTGAATTCATTGAGCTTGACAATGTATCTGAACCCCTTTGCATCATGCCAAACGTCTCGAGGCAGAACTGGTCCCTTTACCAGATGTCGTATTCCATCAGCATCTGTCACAGGAGCTAAATCAGACTAAAAAATCACCAAGATCGATAATTTACAGTTTGCATATTTGATGTAGAGACATGTTTACCTATAGCTATAGCCTCCACCTTCTCATCAAACTCCCTCGATTCTGGCCAATTTGGAATAATGATTCGATGTCGAAGTGTTGCTTTCTTCACAGCAGTATCACTTCCTTCTCCTTGATCAAATTCATTTTCACTCTCAGAAGCCGATTCTTCAAATTCGTCCCAGTTGTAGTTTGGCATAACTTCACTCTCAACCTGATTGGATGGAGGAGATCGCAGAGGTTGAAATGCATTCTCACTCACATGCATGTATGTTGGAGGCAACTGACCTTCTTGCTTCCCGTTTCTCTTTTTCATTGCCATGGTGTCTGGTGGTGTAGGAGATTGTGACATCACATGTTTTGTTGCTCCCAAAGGTGCAACAAATGCTCTTTTCTCTAAATGTGGTTTGACACTTGTAAAAGAAGATACCGGCTGTTGTGTAGCTTTTTGAGGCTGTTGTGTAGCTTTGTGAAGCTGATGGGTAGTTTTTTGAGGCTGATTGGTAGCTGTTTGAGGCTGTTGGGAAGCTTTGAAAGGCTGCAAAGAAGGCTGCAAGGTAGCTTTGAAAGGCTGCAACACAGGCTGCATAGTAGGCTGGTGTGGATTCGGTGTTGACGCTTTTTGTGTTGCAATTTCAGTCAGATTGGGAAACGTAGGTCCTTTATACCATCTACTTTGTGTTGTTCCTGTAAGAGTGGGCcgaattggttgttgtaatgggTTAGAGGATGGTTTTGTCTGGGTAAAGGATGGTTTTGATAATGCCTTCAGTTGTGGCTTTGAAACCATGGAAGTAGGCCGAGGCAAGGATGATTGTGGTGCAACCATGGTTTTTTTAGCAGCTACTGGTTGCTTAATGGGTTGTGATACCGTCCCAAATGTCTGTGACACTCCAAGTGTTGGAGGACTGAACGGTCCCCAGTTTTGGGTGGATGGATCAGAAGATTTTGGGGACTTGGATGCAGCAATGCTCGACCCTTCGTCAATAGCTACCAATGTTCTTTTAGTCCTGTAACTCATATTTTAGTTCCTGTTCAGAAAGTAAGAAACACAATCAGCCATGAATAAAAAGGTCATTAAACCAACTCAATTGCTACAAGAATGAATCACTAAATAGGATAATAGGTATACACTCAAAGTGACAATCATACACGTTAAATCAGTTTAACATTTTCACATAAACAAGAATTACAATGAGCAGAAAACTCCGTAAATATAGAAGCAAAGTGCAAATCTGATTGAGAAAAAGAAATTCATCCTGGCTCTAATTGGTCGTTAGCTCACTGAGTGATCTAGAGTCTAGAATATACAAGTCATAGACTCAAAAGTCTGAAACCTTCAAGGAACTTGAAAACTTTATATTGGAAGGCCTTTTGCTCCGTTCATCCCTTTATTAAGTTTCATTATAACCTGTCACATTACAAGCATAAGCACGAAACAAGATAGAGAAggcaaaccagaaaggaaacaACTAACGGAAATGCACTGAAGATATTATCAGAAAGTGAAGATATTAGCACTATGGAAACAACCAACCTCCAGGTGGCTACCAAATCTCCCTGGAGGTCGAATTAGCACTATGGCCCCTACGAATGTGGATGCGAATGAGTGTGTAGCAGCTTGGTGGAATGAGGAGGGTGATGGATGGCATTTGGAGGGATTGATCTCACATCTTTGGGTGCACGAACAGGAAGCTATCAAGATAATGAGGGTAGCAAGAATTTTGTTTATCTCCCTTGAACTCAAATTATCCCTTTATTGGTTTTAACATGTATTTTGTTTCTGCAGAGatacttgaaatttgaagaatCTGCAGGTGACCCTGCGCGTGTTCAGATTCTATATGAACGTGCTATCACTGAGTTTCCTATATCTAGTGATTTGTGGACTGACTATGCACGCTATATAGAAAAGAAGCTCAAGGTACTTTCTCAATTTCTGATTTTAACTGTTTTGGTTGAGAAATCTGCTAGCTAGCTTATTGTCAGTTgccaaaaaacaattttttcagTTCTGATGGATCAAAGAGATGATCTCATAGCTGGCACACTtccttttttttgggtgtagTTTAGACTGAAGTTATAAGCAATATTTTAGTTGGCCTACACTCATTTACTACACTTTTGCTCTACAGTTATGAGGGAAAGGGCAAGATGAACCTGCTACACCCTCCTTTTCTGAGATTCAGACTACAGTGAAAACTCtcaatttttatattatcatgGCACCAGGAAAAAGCTAAAGAACAATCTAAAACAAGTCATCAAACAAATCAGGAAGCTGTGAACCAGCAAAACAACATCAAGCAACAGTTGCATGTCTGACATGTATTAACAAAATGATTTGGCTACCTTATTAGTTATTCCCCATTCTGTTTTGAAAAGAAAGGAGGGGAACCATACCTAGAATAAAGATCTTTGCTGCTTGATTCAGAGAGCCTAAATCAGTAATATCCTGAGCCTGTAGTTTTAAGAAAATGATTATCAAGAGAGTTATACATTCCATAGGAGAGAAAACAGGCGATAAAAGGATCAATATTACAATACAAATGAGCTTAGAGAAGCTTGAAAAAAGCTAGCTATAATTATATAAAGTCGGTGGTCACATATGATTCTCAAAGTCAAAAGACATAGAAAGAGGATCCAATGGGTGATCCAGCAGCTTAGTATAGTAGTAAATGGCAGCTTTGAAGAGGTGGATGcacattgttaattgttaacatGAATGCAGAACACAAACATCTAAGGGAGAATCAAGCCTAAATTGCAGAACTCGAAACAGACAGAAACATAAATGAAGAAGTAAAGAGGTAACGTGTTGATACTTGTGTAATATTGGAAACTACTAGAGTGATGTTTACTGTTATAAACAATGAAATCTAGTGAATTGTTTTTAGCAATATTTTACATTGGAGTCATTTCATGATTAACTCACAGCATTTCACTAATCTTACAGATTCAAAACCGGTTTGTCTGTGTGGTTCTCCTTAGATAGCCAGGCATGATATTTTGGCAACTCTGACAGATACGCTTTGTCAAAGGGGGGTAAAACTTTCAGAACCAAGACAGATGCATACAAACAAGAATCAATCTTTTCCCAATAAACCTTATTGTTTAGTTATAATGGACCAACCCACCCCTGACACACATTTTCTTGTGTACCACAGGCGCAacaaaaaagggaagaaaagcaacaacaacactgcAACAACAATGAACCAAATCAAATACAAAAGGgggaaatcacaaaaaataaagataaattgCCCCCTTTTCACGGAATAACGGTATAAAAATATCTGTATCACCATCAAAGAAACTAGTAGTAGGGTACTTGGACATTAGTAGACAATAAAATAAGTGAGTATAGATTAAGTATATAACTCATTATTCAACCAGATTAAACAATATGACTCACAACGTCATGAACAAATACAAATCCAAagcaaaacaataaaaaataagcatgATCAATTGGTCCCACCCTCTTCCTCTACTGGTAAAGAATCCCCTAAATCAAACACATCTCTAGGCTTGTTCTTAACAACATGCAACCATCCCTTTTGTATCTCATCTTCTATGTAAAAAACTTGTTTTGCTTGAGATGAGAATACAAATGGATCATCTTGCAACAATCGTCCAGAATGCATCAATTTAGAGAAATTGACACATACTCCGCCATTTGGATATGCTTTTACACCCCTATGAATGTCTACCCAATCACAACGAAACAATACAACTTTGTAATCTCCGTAATAATCTAATTCATAGATATGTTTCACTTTTCCATAGTAGGCATCTCCATCCGCTTCGACCATAATTCCagaattttgtgtcaaaagacgaGAATCGCGATCCGTGGAAAGGAATTTGTATCCATTGATTATGtatccttttaattttctacCATAAGAATGCAAACCACCCGCCAAAGCTTTTCTTAGTTTCCCATCTTCGGTGGTTGCATCTATGTAATGTACCTACGATGATACATCATTAAatcaaatacattttttttaaaagaagtaTGTATTCACATTAAAAGAACTTAAGTAACCTTATTTTGCAGCCACCCTCCAAACTCATTGATGATCCAGTTACTTTCATCACTCTCCGTGACAGGATTTTGTAAGTTCATTTGATGTTTCTCGGTTAAAAATTCACTTcatggaagaagaacaaaattaaaaatcatctattataacaattgataattcaAAAGAAAACCAACATAATACTTACTCCAGATCCCCTTTTATCTCATCAGAGTGAAGCAAAATGTAGCGATGAGCTTGTTTTAAGCTTTTGTCATCAAGGCGAATGCTGACCTCCTTCCCAATAACTCGACCACCAGAATTAAACAAGTAATCATTGGGATTTGGAATGTCATCATCCATCCTTTTAGGTATGTTGAAAATGGTCTTAACACCTTGAAGATATCTCGAACAAAACCTAATTGTCTCCTCTAAAAGGAAGCCTTCTGCAATAGATCCTTCAGGTTGGGCTTTATTGGTTACATGTGATTTCAAATGGGACAAGTACCTTTCAAATAAAACATTTGTActtaatatatgataaatgtgaaatattaaataaaaagaatataatttAGACGTGTAAGATATTAACCTTTCAATGGGATACATCCATCTGTATTGCACAGGTCCACCAAGTTTAACCTCCTCCACTAAGTGAATCAACAAATGGACCATGATTGTGAAAAATGAAGGCAGAAACTCCTTTTCCAACTCACAAAGAgttaaaataatttcattttgaaGACCATCTAAATCATCTGGATCAATAGTTGTAGAGCACAACTTCTTGAAAAAGGAAGACAATCTAGCCAACAAGTCAATTACTTTTGTAGCTTTAGAGGCCCTTAAGGCAACGGGAAGGATATCCTGCATTAGAACATGGTTGTCATGACTTTTGAGGTTAATCAACTTCCTTTGCTTCATATTCACACAACTAGAAAGGTTGGATCCATATCCATCAGGAACTTTAATTTTCTGCAAAACATTTAGGAACCTCTCCTTCTCCTCCGTAGACATAGAATAGGAAGCCGGAGGCATGCATTCACCTCCGTTAGGATTAGTACTCAGCCAAAGGTGAGACTTTATTCTCCATGCTTCAAGGGCTTCTCGATCATTCCTACTATCTCTACTCTTATCCATGCTAAGAAGAGTTCCCAAAATATTCTCAGACAcgtttttctcaatgtgcatcaCATCTAAATTATGCCTTAGAAGATTATGCTCCCAATACACCAAATCAAAGAATATGCTTCTCTTGGTACCAAAGTCACTTTCATCTTGgacatcatcgtcatcatcgtGTCCTCTTTGCCTCTTTTTCGGTGGTGCCTTCGACTTTCCGTAAACATGCTTCACCTTTTCTTGCTGCCTCAATATATCAGTGCCGCTAGGACGAGATGGGGCTTTACCCCACTCATTAGTTCCAAACTTCTCACAAAACTTGTCACCTTGACATCGATATGGGTGATCTGCAGGTAACCATTTTCTATAGCTACAATAGCAAATCTTGCTCCCAAATCTATCAGAAGGCGTGGAATCTAAGCATATAGGACATGCATTGTAACCTTTTGTGCTCAAACCAGAGAGCATTGCATAGCCGGGAAAGTCATTAATAGTCCAAAGCAAAGCCGCACGCAAATTAAATTTCTCTCCGGCAAAAGCATCAAAAGCTTCAACCCCTGTCCACAGCAATTTCAATTCATGCACTAATGGCTGCAGATACACGTCAATATCATTTCCGGGACCTGATTTTCCAGGAATAAGCGTGGACAGAATGAAAGAAGACGGTTTCATACATAACCATGGTGGAAGATTATAAGGAATCAACATCACTAGCCACGTACTATAAGTGGTGTTCATTAAACGGTAAGGattaaaaccatcactcgcaagACCTAATCGAACACTACGAGGGTCTAATGCAAAATCACTGTGACGCTCATCAAATGCCTTCCATGCTAAGCCATCTGAAGGATGCCTTAAAATCTTCTTATCATCTTCACCCAATCGCTCTGTATCATGCCATCTCATATCTTCTGCTGTTGATGATGACATGTAGATTCTTTTTAGTCTCGGTATAAGAGGGAAATATCGCATTACCTTAGCTGGCACACCTTTCTTACAAGTATCCGTACCTTGATCACTTACAACGTTGCCCCTATCCTTAGTTTTCTTCCACCTCGATGTACCACAAACATGACACTTGTCTTTCTTTAAAAATTCACCCCAATACAACATGCAATTATTCGGACAAGCATCAATCTTTTCATACCCAAGGCCCAAGtcttttatcattttcttaCTGTAATAATAAGATGAGGGAAAATCAAGTATTTGAGGAAATGCATCTAGAATTAGCTTCAACAACATATTGAAAGATTCTATGGACCAGTGATTCATACACTTCAAGTGAAACAAGTGtaacagaaaagataactttgAAAAATTGATACACCCCTCGTACAATTTCTCCTCAGAAGCTTCAAGCAACTTCTTATATGTCACA
This Spinacia oleracea cultivar Varoflay chromosome 6, BTI_SOV_V1, whole genome shotgun sequence DNA region includes the following protein-coding sequences:
- the LOC130463268 gene encoding uncharacterized protein; translation: MDKSWIDLPTGHHEYIDGCMEFIEFAKKDLVEGKIRCPCKNCKVEKWFSVNEVERHILFKGFYKPYKDWIFHGKGDTFQRMFESDGGITSEGSLDNQSGFVGRDNMGGLLRSAFSVNMPPHCPNLEAREDDEWIEEPLAYDTDVEYDYSTIEEDVTYKKLLEASEEKLYEGCINFSKLSFLLHLFHLKCMNHWSIESFNMLLKLILDAFPQILDFPSSYYYSKKMIKDLGLGYEKIDACPNNCMLYWGEFLKKDKCHVCGTSRWKKTKDRGNVVSDQGTDTCKKGVPAKVMRYFPLIPRLKRIYMSSSTAEDMRWHDTERLGEDDKKILRHPSDGLAWKAFDERHSDFALDPRSVRLGLASDGFNPYRLMNTTYSTWLVMLIPYNLPPWLCMKPSSFILSTLIPGKSGPGNDIDVYLQPLVHELKLLWTGVEAFDAFAGEKFNLRAALLWTINDFPGYAMLSGLSTKGYNACPICLDSTPSDRFGSKICYCSYRKWLPADHPYRCQGDKFCEKFGTNEWGKAPSRPSGTDILRQQEKVKHVYGKSKAPPKKRQRGHDDDDDVQDESDFGTKRSIFFDLVYWEHNLLRHNLDVMHIEKNVSENILGTLLSMDKSRDSRNDREALEAWRIKSHLWLSTNPNGGECMPPASYSMSTEEKERFLNVLQKIKVPDGYGSNLSSCVNMKQRKLINLKSHDNHVLMQDILPVALRASKATKVIDLLARLSSFFKKLCSTTIDPDDLDGLQNEIILTLCELEKEFLPSFFTIMVHLLIHLVEEVKLGGPVQYRWMYPIERYLSHLKSHVTNKAQPEGSIAEGFLLEETIRFCSRYLQGVKTIFNIPKRMDDDIPNPNDYLFNSGGRVIGKEVSIRLDDKSLKQAHRYILLHSDEIKGDLDEFLTEKHQMNLQNPVTESDESNWIINEFGGWLQNKVHYIDATTEDGKLRKALAGGLHSYGRKLKGYIINGYKFLSTDRDSRLLTQNSGIMVEADGDAYYGKVKHIYELDYYGDYKVVLFRCDWVDIHRGVKAYPNGGVCVNFSKLMHSGRLLQDDPFVFSSQAKQVFYIEDEIQKGWLHVVKNKPRDVFDLGDSLPVEEEGGTN
- the LOC110787009 gene encoding uncharacterized protein, yielding MSYRTKRTLVAIDEGSSIAASKSPKSSDPSTQNWGPFSPPTLGVSQTFGTVSQPIKQPVAAKKTMVAPQSSLPRPTSMVSKPQLKALSKPSFTQTKPSSNPLQQPIRPTLTGTTQSRWYKGPTFPNLTEIATQKASTPNPHQPTMQPVLQPFKATLQPSLQPFKASQQPQTATNQPQKTTHQLHKATQQPQKATQQPVSSFTSVKPHLEKRAFVAPLGATKHVMSQSPTPPDTMAMKKRNGKQEGQLPPTYMHVSENAFQPLRSPPSNQVESEVMPNYNWDEFEESASESENEFDQGEGSDTAVKKATLRHRIIIPNWPESREFDEKVEAIAIDADGIRHLVKGPVLPRDVWHDAKGFRYIVKLNEFNQPIRKGRKILVSFLGDIAKNDSLCPVGVPSWRAVNNQLKTNVVTMIRKHFVLPDGPLVNKALVMRIDKPWNNHRYKLKRDFFDPVNKSREENYANVPDGVSTRSWTELVDYWLLPEAMEKSEMGKNARALQGNKHNSGATSFANRRVDMKEKKGVFSELAFFKSVYAKEDGSFKEGTLPHQFVEDANKKVQENLASSSSSKPVIEIENAVFNELMYKGEVPKRPLNYGFGVKQSDIFGVEGLLRKEGSSYVNNNAMEVENMKGEISVVKKQNEDLAQQNQVLNTKFEETTQSFKMIASFLGQVLKEVRKGNVSSNLLDGAESAINMVSYFWKLF